A genomic region of Methanobacterium sp. SMA-27 contains the following coding sequences:
- a CDS encoding acetate uptake transporter has protein sequence MVEETENEVVLKDLTANPAPLGLLGFGLTTVLLNIHNAGFYPMNSMILAMGLAYGGIAQILACWMEYKKGNTFGMVAFGSYGLFWWSFVFLLILPKMGLATAPDPVSLAAYLFMWGIFTFVMFFATLKHNRGLQVVFMSLAILFFLLTAGELTGNSTITQIAGYEGIFTGLSAVYVGLAFVINETYKRDVLLV, from the coding sequence ATGGTAGAAGAAACTGAAAATGAAGTTGTATTAAAAGATTTAACAGCAAATCCTGCACCTTTAGGACTTTTGGGATTTGGATTAACAACTGTGCTGTTAAATATACATAATGCAGGTTTTTATCCTATGAATAGTATGATACTTGCTATGGGCTTGGCATATGGTGGAATTGCCCAGATACTTGCATGTTGGATGGAATATAAAAAGGGCAATACATTTGGAATGGTTGCATTTGGATCATACGGATTGTTCTGGTGGAGCTTTGTATTTCTGCTCATACTTCCAAAGATGGGTCTTGCAACAGCACCAGATCCAGTTTCTCTAGCAGCATATCTATTCATGTGGGGAATATTCACATTTGTTATGTTCTTTGCAACATTGAAACACAACAGAGGTTTACAGGTAGTATTCATGAGTCTGGCAATTTTATTCTTCCTCTTAACTGCAGGAGAATTAACTGGCAACTCAACTATAACACAAATAGCAGGATATGAGGGAATATTCACAGGATTATCTGCTGTGTATGTTGGTCTTGCATTTGTAATAAATGAAACCTACAAAAGAGATGTTCTGCTTGTATAA